The segment TCACTCCTAAAGGCTGGACACATAGCAGAGTCAGCGCTTGATGTTTGATTGAATGGAGAAGGAGAGGTGGAGACCACGCCCTCCTCCCCTGTTTAGAATTGTCTTCGTTGTCATGATAAACCCGTTCTGTGTCCCCATCTTGCCTTCCATTCTGGCTGAAGATCAGGGGTGGAGTAGGAACTTCCAGAGACAGAAAGCTAAGATCCACCTCTAGGAGAGACTCTGGCAGCTGGAGAAGCAAAATGGAAGAAGGGTggatttaacatttctttttatttcccagaTTTTCCCCAACAAAACTCTGGAAAAATTAAAGAGCCATGTTAAAACACGAAATGATCTGCTgaataaaatacttgaaaattacAAGGTAGGTGATAGAGCAGAAGGGAATATGAGTTAGGCTAAAAGTAATCACGAGAGCAGGGTGGGGTCCATTCTACACACTGTAGAAGcttcaaaacctagcagagaacctggcacatagtaggtgcacaATAAAAACTGACttaagggctgggcgcggtggctcacgcctgtaatctcaacactttgggaggccgaggtgggcagatcaattgaggtgaggagttcaagactgcctggccaatatggtgaaatctcgtctctactaaaaatacaaaaactaggccaggcaagatggctcacgcctgtaatcccaacactttgggaggccaaggtgggcagatcacccgaggttgggagttcgagaccagcctgaccaacatggagaaactctgtctctactaaaaatacaaaattagccggacatggtggcgcatgcctataatcccagctatttgggaggctgaggcaggagaatcacttgaacccaggaggcagaggctgcagtgagctgagattgcgccattgcactccagcctgtacaacaagagtgaaactacttctcaaaaaaaaaaaaaaaacaaaatacaaaaactagtcgggcgtggtggtgtgtacctgtagtcccacctgctcgggaggctgagacaggagaatcgcttgaacccgagaagcagaggttacagtgagctgagatcatgccattgcactccagcctgggcattgcaccaagattctgtctcaaaaaaaaaaaaaactgacttaAGGAGTTGGGATCGAAAAGTGAGGAATTGAAAAGGATCCTAGAAGAGACCTAACCTCTCCACCAAATTTAAAGAGGGCCCAGGGCTGCCTCCTACCTCCACAAGTTTGTAGGTCCTGCCCAGACTTGCTCTACTTCCAAGTGGAAGGAGCCTTGTTATCTCTAGTCAGGGACAGAAGTATGGCAGGAGTGTCACAGATGGGGCTCCTTCCTTATTAATGTCTTCCAACCTCACCCAACCCAGGAGAAATTCCGGAGCGACTCTATCACCAACATGATGGACATACTGATGCAAGCCAAGATGAATTCAGATAACGGCAATGCTGGCCCAGATCAAGACTCAGAGCTGCTTTCAGATAACCACATTCTCACCACCATAGGGGATATCTTTGGGGCTGGCGTGGAGACCACCACCTCTGTGGTTAAATGGATCGTGGCCTTCCTGCTGCACAATCCTCAGGTGTGCTTCCCCCTCATCGATCCTAGACCCCAGCCAGCCCAATCTCTGGGCTCCAGAGAAAGGGAGAGCCAATTCTCTCAGGCTTTCTGTGCAGGAAGACTAGGCCTGCCCTGCCCCTTACCCAAGCAGTAGTTGGCTTTGACCCCAGAGTAGAGCTGCCCCATCTTCTGGAAGCcgggcctgggccccagagccACTACTGGGAAGGGACTGGACAGGCTCTTCTCAATGTCACAGTTGGATTCTTCTCTAAGCCCTTGCTTCTCCTGGGTTTACACACACTAGTCACCTCCAACCTACTCTGGTCTTCAGGTGAAGAAGAAGCTCTATGAGGAGATTGACCAGAATGTGGGTTTCAGCCGCACACCAACTATCAGTGACCGTAACCATCTCCTCCTGCTGGAGGCCACCATCCGAGAAGTGCTTCGCGTCAGGCCCGTGGCCCCTATGCTCATCCCCCACAAGGCCAACGTTGACTCCAGGTGCGCCTGCCCTCCCAGCGACATCTAGCCCTGTGATGCATTCAACACTGCTTGCCAGCCCACCTGGCTCCCCCTACCCCTGGCTCCTGCTAGCCAACCTAAAGTCAGTCAACCATCAACTACTAAAAATCATCCtgccggccgggcacagtggctcacacctgtaatcccaacactttgggaggccgaggcgggtggatcatgaggtcaggggttcaagaccagcctgaccaattggtgaaaccctgtctctactaaaaatacaaaaattagccatgggtggtggcgcgtgcctatagtcccagctactcaggaggctgaggcaggagaatcacttgaaccaaggaggcagaggttgcagtgagccaagatcgcaccattgcactccagcctgggtgacagagcgagactctgtctcaaaataaataaataattaattaattaaataaaataaaaatcatccagcccccagccctgtgGCTCCATGTCTCTACCACCTACAGACACGCAATGACTCATCCACAGATCTGCCTGACTTCCCAGAGGAGCTTCCTGCTGCCCTCAGAGACATGTGGTGCGGGATGAAAGGCTGGGAGCTCCATGCTCCAACCAGCTGCAGCACGCACATAACATGCGCCGCAGCTCCATACGCACACCCACATCCACTGCCAGACACCAAAGTCCACAGACACAGGTGTTCAGACATAAGCGCCTGTTAGGAGGGAAGGGCTGGAGAAGGGCTGGATTTAGATTTGATCTAGCAGAAGCTGAGGAAAAGATGACTGAGTGGGAACGAGGGAGTAAAGGGCACTTTCCTCACGGCGGAAGAATGAGGGGGCATGAGGCTGAGCAAGGAAGGGAGTACGATGTCCCAGACCCACTTCTCCTCTTCCACTCTGGAGCAGCATCGGTGAGTTTGCTGTGGACAAGGGCACACACGTTATCATCAATCTGTGGGCGCTGCATCACAATGAGAAGGAGTGGCACCAGCCGGATCAGTTCATGCCTGGTGAGTCTGTCCTGTCCTGCGCCCTGGGCCACACAGCGAGCCTGGATTCTGCTCCACCACCCCAGTACCCCTTCACCTCTGCCAAGCTTGCTGCTAGAAGACAACTCTTGGCTCCAACTATACGGACCTGTTGACACCCTCATCCTGCCATAGACTTACCCAAACTCTTCACAGCTGGGTTTCCCTCGCTCTTCTTCCAACCAACTGCAAATTCACCCTCCAAGAAGCCCTCTACGCCTCTGTCTGCCATTAAGTCTGTCCCTTCTCCCCTCGGGTGGTGCTATTTTCATAGGTTAATTCCACCTCTTTTCCATCCTTCCTGAATATTTCATTTCCTCTGTGTCATTCAGGGCTACCTGAAAGCAGGGCTGTATCTCTCCCCAGGCAGCGGTTCCCCCATAATAAGGCTACATCCTCAGATCGGGGTTCCCTGGGCAGGGCCATGTCTCCCCCTCAGCCAGGGCAGAACCTTGcttctcctccctcctgccctaGCCCCTGGCTGATGCCACTCCTTGCCTGCAGAGCGTTTCTTGAATCCAGCGGGGACCCAGCTCATCTCACCGTCAGTAAGCTATTTGCCGTTTGGAGCAGGACCTCGCTCCTGTATAGGTGAGATCCTGGCCCGCCAGGAGCTCTTCCTCATCATGGCCTGGCTGCTGCAGAGGTTCGACCTGGAGGTGCCAGATGATGGGCAGCTGCCCTCCCTGGAAGGCAACCCCAAGGTGGTCTTTCTGATCGACTCTTTCAAAGTGAAGATCAAGGTGCGCCAGGCCTGGAGGGAAGCCCAGGCTGAGGGTAGCACCTAAAGGCTGTAACTCACAGCCCCTGTCCACCCTATGTGGCCCCACAACACAGATTTAGAAATGCAACCCCCCACCCTTCTCCGCCATTCTTCCCTGCTCCCAGCCCACTCCGCCTTCTTTTTCAGCCTGTGGCAATGCCAGTGATGTgcataaacagtttttttttttttccataaggtCCCTGAGTAgttcatttatgtattcatttgctcactcattctttcaacacagattttattgagcacctactatgtgccattcACCGTCTCAGGACACTCGAGCTCTGTGGTCtctgaagcttacattctagtgagggCTAACAAGTGAATAAGTTCAGATACTCGCAAGTGCTTTGAAGTCAATCACAATTTGTGTGATGTGATGAGAAAATGGCAGAGGCAGTGGGTGGCTGCTTTGAACAAGGGGTCAGGAAAACTGTTGCATGCTGAGAGAGAAGCAGGTAGAAAGGCCTCCAGGTGGGAGAGGTCAGCATGGCCAGTGAAGGGGAGAGTGGGCCCTGATGAGGTCAGAGTGGACATAGTGGTCCATTCCcactgtagctgggattacaggaggccaGGAGGGAGGTTGGGTTTTATTCTAATTATGACAGGAAGTCACTGGAGGATTTTAAGTATGTAAGTGAAAcaatctggttttttgtttttgtttttgtttgagaaggagtttcgctcttgttgccctggctggagtgcaatggcacgatcttggctcactgcaacccctgcctcctgagttcaagtgattctcctgcctcagcctcccgaatagctgggattacgggcgtgtgccaccacgcccagctaattttgtatttttagtagagacgaggttttgccatgttggtcaggctggtctcgaactcctgacctcaggtgatccactcatctcggcctccccaagtgctaggattatagtcaTGCACCACAGCACctagcctgttttttgttttgttttgtttcgttttgtttgggggcttttttgttgttgttttttgttttgttttgttttgttttgttttttgagtgacatggtctcactctgttgcccaggctgattgcagtggcacaatcatggctcactgcagcctcaacctcccaggctcaagtgatcctcccacctcagcatcccaagtaactaggactacaggcacacatcaccaggcctgactaatgttttactttttgtagagatggggttttgctgtgttttctaggctggtctcaaactcctaagctcaagtgcttctcccacctcagcctcccaaagtgtttggattataggcatgagccactgtgcccggctggtttGTATTTCTAAAAGATCACTGTAGTTGCTGTGTGGAGAATGTTCTGCTAAGGGATGGGAGTGGGAGCAGGGAGAACAGTTAGGAAGGAGGCTGTTGGTCTGGTTCAGGAAAGCCAGATGTTGATGAGTTAAACCATGGCCACAGCAGTGGAAACAGTGAGAAGTGGTAGGATTGagtttatcttttgttttctgtttgtttgtgtgtgtgtgtgtgtgtgtgtggttttttttgagacagactcttgctctttcgcacaggctggactgcaatggcacaatctcagctcactacaacctccacctcccttaagcgattctgctgcctcagcctcccaagtagctgggattacaggcgcctggataatttttttatttttagtagagatggggtttcgccatgttggccaggctggtctcgaactcctgacctcaggtgatcccacctcagcctcccaaagtgccaggactacaggtgtgagccaccgagcctggcctgagtttatattttgaaagtagggcaggccgggcgtggtggctcaggcctgtaatcccagcactttgggaggccgagatgggtggattgcctgaggtgtggagttctagaccagcctgcccaacatggcaaaaccctgtctctactaaaaatacaaaaaaattacctgggcgtggtggcaggcacctgtagtcccagctactcagaaggctgaggcaggagaatggtgtgaaccccggaggcggagcttgcagtgagcggagatcgtgccactgcactccagcctgggcaacagtgagagactccgtgtcaaaaaaaagacaaaaagaaaagaaaaagaagtagggCAAAAGTGTTGTTTGTTTTGATCCAAACAGGCTTCACTTCACTGCATGTTACCTCACAGGTTCGACCTTGGGGGAATGTATGTGACCCACAGACTGGACCTGCCGTTGCCATCCCTCTGTCTTGGTGTGCAAAGACCAAGACTGGTGTGTCCCCCTTTCCTCACCCTTCCCTGGGGTAAACACTGCCAGGTAAGGGCTTCTACAGCTGTCTTCTGCAGCAGCGCCTGGGTTCCACCTCCTTCTCCCCACTCAAAAACCCCAGGAAGTCTGTAAAAGCTTCCTcactagggctgggtgcagtggctcacgcctattatcccagcactttgggaggccgaggcaggcagatcacgaggtcaggagattgagaccatcctggctaacacggtgaaaccctgtctctactaaaaatacaaaaaattagccgggcatggtggcaggcgcctatagtcccagctactcgggaggctgaggcaggagaatggcgtgaacccgggagagggagcttgcagtgagctgagatcgcgccactgcactccagcctgggcaacagtgtgagactccgtctcaaaaaaaaaaaaagaaagaaagaaagaaagaaagcttccTCACTAGAAAATGAAGCCCTGACTCCTTTATATCTTGAAACTGGTATATTTAAACCTTGGTCATTGGCCAGTCTGCAAATGAATGTCCTGAGACATCCCGGAAGAAACTGACCCTTTTAGCCTAGAGAGAGGCCCCATCCCCAACTCCCTGGTGCCAGCCAGACCAGGGTCAGATCATCAACAACCCAGTCCTTCCCCTCTGACTAGACAGAAGGACCTCAGCAGAGCATGGCTGATACCCTGCCTAGCTAAGTCTTAGAGAGAAGTCCCTATTGGGAGCGAGACAAGGTTTTCAATTACAATACTACCTTCTTCCTTATAAAGAGCTTTGTTAATCAGGTGGCAGTGGACAATTCCCTACTATCCCCTAACTCGGTCTTGGCCTTCATCTGCCATTTACCCTGGGACTTTGCTAAAGAGCCTGTaggaggccaagtgtggtggctcatgcctagaattccagcactttggggggcctaggcaggaggatcccttgagcccaggagttcgagagcagcctgggcaacagagtgaggccctgtttctacaacaattaaaaaaaaaaattggctgggcgcggtggctcacgcctgtaatctcagcactttgggaggccgaggcgggcagatcacaagatcaggagatcgagaccatcctggctaacacgatgaaaccccgtctctactaataatacaaaaaattagccgggcatgctggcaggcgcctgtagtgccagctaatcaggaggctgaggcaggagaatggcatgaacctgggaggcggagcttgcagtgagcagagatcgtgccactgtactccagcctgggtgacagagcaagactctgtctcaaaaaaaaaaaaaaaaaattacccagtcatggtggcatacctgtagtctcagctactcaggaggctgaggtgggaggattgctggaccccaggaggccgaggctgcagtgatctgagattgcgccactgcactgcatcctagagcaagacccaatctctaaaaaaaaagaaagaaagaagaagaaggattaGTCTTTCACTTTCCTGCCATTCAACATTCTGGTTCAATAGTTGGAGAATGAAAGAGTGGATATGTGtgttgggggacagagtgagagagagaaagagatgaagatATATGGGAACCTATAGACAGACAAacagatatagatagatgtaATATGCACCAGGTCAGTATCTGTCAAAGTGTGGCTCACAGACCCCTTGAGCCAGACTCATCTGAGAAACTTACTTAAAAACACAGACTCTGGTCCCTATCTTTCATGCATTGAGTACACTCTGGGAGCAGGGcctggaaatctgcattttacaggCTATCCAGGTGAATCTTGTACACACTGCCGCGCACCCCCACAAGAGTTCTCAAGTGACATTTTGTGAGATTCCTGCAAACTTGGGATGTTTTCCATCCCAGTTAAACCCACCCATCACTTCCACAGAGGACACAGATCTTCTGCTAATTGCTTATCTCTCCATCACTAGTCTACAAAATGCCTttcaggccaagcacagtggcttacacctgtaaccccaacactatgggaggccaaggtgggcacaatgcttgagctcaggagtttgagaccagcctggccaacatggtgaaaccccatctctagctgggcatggtggcgcacacctgtagttccagctactcaggaggctgaggtgggagaatcgcttgaacccaggaggtagaagttgcagtgagccgagattgtgccactgcactccaactgggtgacagagtgagtgagagagacgccgtctcaaaaaaaaaaaaaaaagcctttcaaaTTCCGAGCAAATCTGAAATACTTAACTTTCCTCCAGCCAATCTTATTCCCCTCTGCTTTGAGCTGAGGATAGCTTGACTCAATCCAGCACCCAGCTGATGGGGGCAGAGGAACTGGGAGAGGGAAAGGACAACCTCCAATATAGCCTTTCCCTTGGGCTCACTGTGGTGTCAGCATCTCTCCCAGGCTGCTTGTGATGGGGGCTGGGGTCAGCTGCCCACAAGCTCTCCtatggacttcatttttttttttgagacagggtctcactctgtcacccaggctggagtgccgtggggcaatcatggctcaccgcagtctggaacgcctgggctcaagagatcttcctgcctcagcttcctgggtagctgggactacaggtgtgtgctaccactcaggcta is part of the Symphalangus syndactylus isolate Jambi chromosome 2, NHGRI_mSymSyn1-v2.1_pri, whole genome shotgun sequence genome and harbors:
- the CYP17A1 gene encoding steroid 17-alpha-hydroxylase/17,20 lyase; this encodes MWELVALLLLTLAYLFWPKRRCPGAKYPKSLLSLPLVGSLPFLPRHGYMHNNFFELQKKYGPIYSVRMGTKTTVIVGHHQLAKEVLIKKGKDFSGRPQMATLDIASNNRKGIAFADYGAHWQLHRRLAMATFALFKDGDQKLEKIICQEISTLCDMLATHNGQTIDISFPVFVAVTNVISLICFNTSYKNGDPELKIIQNYNEGIIDNLDSLVDLIPWLKIFPNKTLEKLKSHVKTRNDLLNKILENYKEKFRSDSITNMMDILMQAKMNSDNGNAGPDQDSELLSDNHILTTIGDIFGAGVETTTSVVKWIVAFLLHNPQVKKKLYEEIDQNVGFSRTPTISDRNHLLLLEATIREVLRVRPVAPMLIPHKANVDSSIGEFAVDKGTHVIINLWALHHNEKEWHQPDQFMPERFLNPAGTQLISPSVSYLPFGAGPRSCIGEILARQELFLIMAWLLQRFDLEVPDDGQLPSLEGNPKVVFLIDSFKVKIKVRQAWREAQAEGST